The following proteins are co-located in the Telopea speciosissima isolate NSW1024214 ecotype Mountain lineage chromosome 9, Tspe_v1, whole genome shotgun sequence genome:
- the LOC122640450 gene encoding putative cyclin-D6-1 isoform X2 — protein sequence MEDFDLENPLTNSQELQSDTMPVLFAAESDHMPCDYYCGSIEARDLDVSVRQESVSLILQAQFSCLFDPLMAYLAVNYLDRFIATQGIPQGKPWILKLIAMSCLSLAAKMMKSDFSLIDFQKGEGFIFDTQSIQRMELLILGALKWRMRSITPFAFVHFFLSLFMLKDPPLRDALKTRAKEIVFKAQNEMKLLDFKPSIIAASALLSASHELFPIQFPGFRKAISSCEYVNKENLFDCCNVMQGIVMDGYESAFDMVSSSDTPANVLDLHCSSSDSDIIATTTLRAERDLRRRKRTTTLATIQSRKQE from the exons ATGGAGGATTTCGATCTCGAGAATCCACTTACGAACTCCCAAGAACTTCAATCCGATACGATGCCAGTACTTTTCGCCGCAGAATCAGATCATATGCCATGCGATTACTACTGTGGGAGCATCGAAGCAAGGGATTTAGATGTCTCCGTTCGACAAGAGTCCGTCTCTTTGATTCTACAG GCGCAGTTTTCCTGTCTCTTCGATCCGTTAATGGCGTATCTGGCCGTAAATTACCTCGATCGGTTCATCGCCACACAAGGAATTCCG CAAGGGAAGCCGTGGATACTGAAGCTTATTGCTATGTCTTGCCTCTCTTTGGCGGCGAAGATGATGAAATCGGACTTCTCCTTGATCGATTTTCAG AAGGGAGAAGGTTTCATCTTCGATACACAGTCTATACAGAGAATGGAACTCCTGATTCTCGGAGCTCTGAAGTGGCGAATGCGCTCAATAACTCCTTTCGCATTCGTGCATTTCTTCCTGTCTTTGTTCATGCTGAAAGATCCGCCGCTAAGAGATGCTCTCAAAACCAGAGCTAAAGAGATCGTCTTTAAAGCTCAAAACG AAATGAAGCTTCTTGATTTCAAACCATCGATAATAGCAGCTTCTGCGCTCCTCTCTGCTTCTCATGAGCTATTTCCCATACAATTTCCTGGTTTCAGAAAAGCCATTTCGTCTTGTGAATATGTAAACAAA GAAAACCTGTTCGATTGCTGCAATGTCATGCAGGGCATAGTGATGGACGGCTACGAGTCAGCTTTTGATATGGTATCGAGCTCGGACACGCCAGCCAATGTGCTTGACCTTCATTGCTCGAGCTCGGATAGCGATATTATCGCCACAACTACCCTAAGAGCAGAGAGGGACCTCAGACGGCGAAAG AGGACGACGACATTAGCAACAATCCAAAGCAGAAAGCAAGAGTAG
- the LOC122640450 gene encoding putative cyclin-D6-1 isoform X1, whose translation MEDFDLENPLTNSQELQSDTMPVLFAAESDHMPCDYYCGSIEARDLDVSVRQESVSLILQAQFSCLFDPLMAYLAVNYLDRFIATQGIPQGKPWILKLIAMSCLSLAAKMMKSDFSLIDFQKGEGFIFDTQSIQRMELLILGALKWRMRSITPFAFVHFFLSLFMLKDPPLRDALKTRAKEIVFKAQNEMKLLDFKPSIIAASALLSASHELFPIQFPGFRKAISSCEYVNKENLFDCCNVMQGIVMDGYESAFDMVSSSDTPANVLDLHCSSSDSDIIATTTLRAERDLRRRKVSDFCNEKPFQLSQIQQC comes from the exons ATGGAGGATTTCGATCTCGAGAATCCACTTACGAACTCCCAAGAACTTCAATCCGATACGATGCCAGTACTTTTCGCCGCAGAATCAGATCATATGCCATGCGATTACTACTGTGGGAGCATCGAAGCAAGGGATTTAGATGTCTCCGTTCGACAAGAGTCCGTCTCTTTGATTCTACAG GCGCAGTTTTCCTGTCTCTTCGATCCGTTAATGGCGTATCTGGCCGTAAATTACCTCGATCGGTTCATCGCCACACAAGGAATTCCG CAAGGGAAGCCGTGGATACTGAAGCTTATTGCTATGTCTTGCCTCTCTTTGGCGGCGAAGATGATGAAATCGGACTTCTCCTTGATCGATTTTCAG AAGGGAGAAGGTTTCATCTTCGATACACAGTCTATACAGAGAATGGAACTCCTGATTCTCGGAGCTCTGAAGTGGCGAATGCGCTCAATAACTCCTTTCGCATTCGTGCATTTCTTCCTGTCTTTGTTCATGCTGAAAGATCCGCCGCTAAGAGATGCTCTCAAAACCAGAGCTAAAGAGATCGTCTTTAAAGCTCAAAACG AAATGAAGCTTCTTGATTTCAAACCATCGATAATAGCAGCTTCTGCGCTCCTCTCTGCTTCTCATGAGCTATTTCCCATACAATTTCCTGGTTTCAGAAAAGCCATTTCGTCTTGTGAATATGTAAACAAA GAAAACCTGTTCGATTGCTGCAATGTCATGCAGGGCATAGTGATGGACGGCTACGAGTCAGCTTTTGATATGGTATCGAGCTCGGACACGCCAGCCAATGTGCTTGACCTTCATTGCTCGAGCTCGGATAGCGATATTATCGCCACAACTACCCTAAGAGCAGAGAGGGACCTCAGACGGCGAAAGGTCAGCGACTTCTGCAATGAGAAACCTTTCCAGCTTTCTCAGATTCAACAGTGCTGA